In Blastopirellula sp. J2-11, a single genomic region encodes these proteins:
- a CDS encoding cell division protein FtsQ/DivIB, with product MNRPSRNAAPTRFGLADPLGRQLWICALMVILFIGGAYALSQSIKSQTDDKLYLVTKERISFSTPPNWIGEGVLQQIADVLFVDEKPFDIRDRDLTKRIATAVEEAENPWVQSVVRVVKYYPTKILVDIQYRRPVAMVEVKMKIDDADWGLIPVDSQGVILPGRGNGFLEANRKNFPRINLGGAAPDGTKKPGNEWGDVRITEAARIADALGSVWSRLNFHRIVAASSEDGRNLYELHTTEGSHLIWGSAPGAERTHENSAAQKIGMLLALQESQIAAGAVDLRTPAELTSTTAPAAR from the coding sequence GTGAATCGTCCATCGCGAAACGCCGCGCCTACGCGATTTGGTCTTGCCGATCCGCTGGGGCGCCAGCTTTGGATTTGCGCCTTGATGGTGATCCTCTTCATTGGGGGCGCCTACGCGCTGTCTCAGTCAATCAAGTCGCAGACCGATGACAAGCTCTATTTAGTGACGAAAGAGCGGATTTCTTTCTCAACGCCGCCCAATTGGATAGGCGAAGGCGTGCTGCAGCAAATCGCGGACGTTCTTTTTGTAGATGAGAAGCCGTTCGACATTCGTGACCGCGATCTGACTAAGCGAATCGCTACGGCAGTGGAAGAGGCCGAAAACCCTTGGGTCCAATCGGTCGTGCGCGTCGTCAAGTATTACCCGACCAAGATTCTGGTCGATATCCAATACCGCCGCCCTGTGGCGATGGTCGAAGTCAAAATGAAAATTGATGACGCCGATTGGGGTTTGATCCCGGTCGACAGCCAAGGGGTGATTTTGCCGGGTCGCGGCAACGGGTTTCTTGAAGCGAATCGAAAAAACTTCCCTCGTATCAATCTCGGGGGCGCCGCTCCGGATGGAACCAAGAAGCCCGGCAACGAGTGGGGAGACGTTCGCATCACCGAAGCGGCGCGCATCGCCGACGCGCTGGGAAGCGTCTGGTCGCGATTGAATTTCCATCGAATTGTGGCCGCATCTTCTGAAGATGGCCGCAATCTTTATGAGCTGCACACGACCGAAGGATCGCATCTGATTTGGGGAAGCGCCCCCGGCGCTGAACGCACGCATGAGAACAGCGCCGCGCAAAAAATCGGGATGCTGTTGGCGCTGCAAGAATCGCAGATCGCCGCCGGTGCGGTCGATCTGCGTACGCCGGCCGAGCTAACGTCGACAACGGCGCCGGCTGCTCGCTAG
- the murB gene encoding UDP-N-acetylmuramate dehydrogenase — MDFCQGFEHFVRTQEPLASYAWLRIGGAAEYFAEPNNVTELAALLKRCREQDKPVRLLGGGSNLLIRDEALTGVVVRLSHPSFSSIDVNDAVVQCGGGARLANVVSTTVGLGLAGLESLVGIPGTIGGALRGNAGNNGEDVGRWATTIDVMTAEGEIRKCGAGELRFSYRESNLDEFVILGAALKLEKGDAAELTRRMQKQWIVKRAAEPLPEQNISILFRNPADVSAASLIEQAGLRDASVGAVRLSDRNANFVVAAAGAKATDVLQLMELVRSRVHEVFGIELKNGVTIW, encoded by the coding sequence ATGGATTTTTGCCAAGGTTTTGAGCATTTTGTACGCACGCAAGAGCCGCTGGCCTCGTACGCTTGGCTGCGAATCGGCGGTGCGGCGGAATACTTTGCTGAACCCAATAACGTGACGGAACTTGCCGCTCTGCTCAAGCGTTGTCGCGAGCAGGACAAGCCGGTCCGCTTGCTCGGCGGCGGGTCGAACCTGTTGATCCGTGACGAGGCGCTCACAGGCGTCGTCGTCCGTTTGAGTCATCCTTCGTTCTCCAGCATTGATGTCAACGACGCTGTTGTGCAGTGCGGCGGAGGCGCTCGCTTGGCTAATGTGGTCTCGACGACGGTCGGTCTCGGCCTGGCCGGCCTCGAATCGCTGGTCGGCATCCCCGGCACCATCGGCGGCGCATTGCGAGGAAATGCAGGCAACAACGGTGAAGACGTGGGGCGCTGGGCGACCACCATCGACGTGATGACGGCGGAAGGCGAAATTCGGAAATGCGGCGCCGGCGAGCTCCGGTTTTCGTATCGCGAGAGCAATTTGGACGAATTTGTGATCCTTGGCGCCGCGCTGAAGCTCGAAAAAGGGGACGCCGCCGAATTGACCCGGCGAATGCAAAAACAGTGGATCGTCAAGCGAGCCGCTGAGCCGCTGCCGGAGCAAAACATTTCGATCCTCTTTCGGAATCCGGCTGACGTCAGTGCTGCTAGCTTGATCGAGCAGGCCGGCCTGCGTGACGCGTCGGTCGGTGCGGTTCGGCTGTCAGATCGCAACGCCAACTTTGTGGTTGCGGCCGCCGGCGCTAAAGCAACCGATGTGCTGCAGTTGATGGAATTGGTCCGCAGCCGGGTGCATGAAGTCTTCGGGATTGAGCTGAAAAATGGCGTCACCATTTGGTAA
- a CDS encoding DUF1559 domain-containing protein, which yields MKKRSGFTLVELLVVIAIIGVLIALLLPAVQQAREAARRMQCTNNLKQIGLGLHNYHDTFLVFPYGGTLPNTVNWGDGPSTGASVYNWRGFLLPFIEQGAIYDQMKAEMGSSGVFIAGAGSSAWATKAEGLSAVKTTISGFQCPSDSGASLTSTTSPWTNTPKYSGPMSNYFGCAGPAATGSTTTATSPCALTTGCTIVGASNDHNGASGKTAPGLFVMRASAIRLRDVTDGTSNTLAVGEERTTAKDGNIWQLGHWMEGFSLGSTIKSINSDTRTAAYGASLASYYDRSFSSLHPGGALFLSTDGSCRFLGETLDIITFNRLGTKGGGETLGDY from the coding sequence ATGAAAAAGCGAAGTGGATTTACGCTGGTGGAACTCCTGGTGGTCATTGCGATTATCGGCGTCTTGATCGCGCTGCTCTTGCCAGCTGTGCAACAAGCGCGCGAAGCGGCGCGACGGATGCAATGCACGAACAATCTGAAGCAAATTGGTCTCGGATTGCACAACTATCACGATACATTTCTGGTATTTCCCTACGGGGGAACGCTTCCCAATACGGTGAACTGGGGAGATGGACCAAGTACCGGCGCGTCGGTCTACAACTGGCGAGGATTTCTGCTCCCTTTCATCGAACAGGGCGCGATATACGATCAGATGAAGGCGGAAATGGGATCGTCGGGCGTATTTATCGCTGGAGCAGGAAGTAGTGCCTGGGCTACGAAAGCGGAAGGCTTGTCGGCCGTAAAGACAACGATCTCTGGTTTTCAATGCCCCAGCGATTCTGGCGCATCTCTGACTTCGACCACCAGTCCCTGGACGAATACGCCCAAGTACTCAGGTCCGATGTCCAATTATTTCGGCTGTGCGGGGCCTGCGGCGACAGGTTCGACCACGACCGCTACAAGCCCCTGTGCTCTGACTACAGGCTGTACGATTGTGGGCGCGTCGAACGATCATAATGGCGCTAGCGGGAAAACGGCCCCTGGACTGTTTGTGATGCGAGCCAGCGCCATCCGACTTCGGGATGTAACGGACGGAACCTCCAATACCCTTGCCGTTGGAGAAGAACGCACCACTGCGAAGGACGGCAACATCTGGCAGTTGGGGCACTGGATGGAAGGCTTCTCGCTAGGATCGACCATTAAAAGTATCAACAGCGACACGCGAACCGCGGCATACGGAGCATCGTTGGCAAGCTATTACGACCGGAGCTTTAGCAGCCTGCATCCCGGCGGCGCCTTGTTCCTCTCTACGGACGGGTCTTGTCGCTTCCTGGGCGAGACGCTCGATATCATCACGTTCAACCGGTTAGGCACCAAAGGTGGTGGCGAAACGCTTGGTGACTACTAA
- a CDS encoding sialidase family protein — protein MHSLIKSPSRSLRFATLALLWIAWRPADLTAAETLYAVRSGVAQDLSFDGATWKTTPQGLVGTGVANVAWANQSLLSKDAEIQIRLTLNELNHTAASISLGPGSQFGFDGDQQRMFVQGPLFGGITKYLESAHKYLEPGRPFLWKLESRDGRLRISIDDKQVYETTLQSPLGNVGLRPLRAKMTVESFTLSGELSQGTWLSPQQSDEVTIPTLHLENETDRQVVVAAGTADVYQGHPTTLLMPDGQTLFAAWTLNHGGACGPLKKSTDGGKTWSPLIDTPDNWSKVRNCPCLQRLVDSEGTARLFVFAGHGKMQQSMSLDDGQTWTPMQPNGLHCIVAPITILPIENGQRHLAVYHRGAGDKDQPPLQIWQATSSDGGLTWGNERMIAAVAGANPCEPLLLRSPNGKQLMCIMRENARRLNSLVMTSDDEGQTWSNPQEVNAALTGDRHCARYTEDGRLVLVFRDVAPKSPSYGHFAAWVGTYDDILNGRPGQYRAQLLEHRGYPRDTGYPGLEQLPDGTFVATTYVQLRPNEKNSVVSVRFQISETDRRANERKPTPVGKSRTGG, from the coding sequence ATGCACAGCCTTATCAAATCTCCTTCCAGGTCATTGCGTTTCGCAACGCTTGCTTTGCTCTGGATAGCGTGGCGCCCCGCCGATCTAACGGCGGCCGAAACGCTCTATGCCGTGCGTAGTGGAGTTGCACAAGATCTAAGTTTTGACGGCGCGACCTGGAAAACCACCCCGCAAGGACTCGTGGGAACCGGTGTCGCCAATGTTGCCTGGGCGAACCAATCGCTGTTAAGCAAGGATGCGGAGATCCAGATTCGGCTAACCCTGAACGAGCTCAATCACACGGCGGCGTCGATCTCGCTTGGCCCCGGCAGTCAATTTGGATTCGATGGCGACCAGCAACGCATGTTCGTGCAAGGCCCGTTGTTTGGCGGGATCACGAAATACCTCGAATCCGCCCATAAATACCTCGAACCAGGACGCCCCTTTCTCTGGAAACTGGAATCCCGAGATGGGCGCCTACGGATCTCCATCGATGACAAGCAGGTCTACGAAACGACGCTTCAGAGTCCGCTGGGCAATGTTGGTCTGCGACCACTGCGCGCGAAGATGACGGTCGAAAGCTTCACGCTTTCCGGAGAACTCAGCCAAGGGACCTGGCTCTCGCCTCAGCAGTCGGATGAAGTCACGATTCCAACGTTGCACTTGGAAAACGAAACCGATCGCCAGGTTGTCGTCGCGGCGGGGACGGCGGACGTCTATCAAGGACATCCAACCACGCTCTTGATGCCGGATGGGCAGACCCTCTTCGCCGCCTGGACCCTTAACCATGGCGGCGCCTGCGGCCCGTTGAAGAAAAGCACGGATGGGGGCAAAACCTGGAGTCCGCTCATCGACACGCCTGACAATTGGAGCAAGGTTCGCAATTGTCCGTGCCTGCAGCGGTTAGTCGATTCCGAGGGAACCGCCCGCCTGTTCGTCTTCGCCGGGCATGGCAAGATGCAACAATCCATGAGCCTGGACGACGGCCAAACTTGGACGCCGATGCAGCCCAACGGACTGCACTGTATTGTCGCCCCGATCACGATTCTCCCGATTGAAAACGGTCAGCGTCATCTGGCCGTTTATCATCGCGGAGCCGGGGATAAGGACCAGCCCCCTTTGCAGATTTGGCAAGCGACTTCCTCCGATGGCGGATTAACCTGGGGCAACGAACGGATGATCGCGGCCGTCGCCGGGGCCAACCCGTGCGAACCGCTGTTGCTGCGTTCACCCAACGGGAAACAGCTGATGTGCATCATGCGAGAAAACGCTCGACGTTTGAATTCGCTGGTCATGACAAGCGACGACGAAGGACAAACGTGGTCGAATCCGCAAGAGGTGAATGCGGCCCTGACCGGAGATCGCCATTGTGCGCGATATACGGAGGATGGCCGATTGGTGTTGGTCTTTCGCGATGTTGCCCCCAAGAGCCCTAGTTACGGGCATTTCGCGGCTTGGGTCGGAACGTATGACGATATCTTGAACGGTCGACCTGGTCAGTATCGCGCTCAACTTTTGGAACATCGCGGTTATCCGCGCGACACGGGCTATCCAGGGCTGGAACAACTGCCGGATGGAACTTTCGTGGCGACCACCTACGTCCAGCTTCGACCGAACGAAAAGAACTCCGTCGTCTCCGTTCGCTTTCAGATTTCGGAAACCGATCGCAGAGCGAACGAACGGAAACCGACACCGGTCGGGAAAAGCCGAACTGGCGGCTAG
- a CDS encoding hydroxypyruvate isomerase family protein encodes MNSPSSDDPQSRYSRRSMLAAAVAGTVAGAAASSVGGKVLAEEVKSTVGVKNGRINQSIVPWCFNPMKLEELAPHAVRLGMKSIELVQPVDFPILKKHGLICALTSSHGFVKGWNDVANHEFCREKMTSAINATADAQFPAVITFSGMRGQLTDEEGKRNMVAGLKTIMGLAEKRGVNICIEPLNTRVDVHMKGHPGYQCDTIEWAVDVCDAVASPRLKILFDIYHTQIMQGDVITRIGQYQDYIGHYHTAGVPGRNELDDQQELNYPAIMKAIVATGYTGYVGQEFIPKNKDMIASLEAAVQLCDV; translated from the coding sequence ATGAATTCCCCCTCCAGTGACGATCCGCAATCCCGCTATTCTCGCCGCTCTATGCTGGCCGCCGCCGTCGCCGGTACAGTCGCCGGCGCCGCCGCATCTTCGGTGGGTGGTAAGGTCCTGGCCGAAGAGGTGAAATCGACTGTCGGCGTAAAAAATGGCCGAATCAATCAGTCGATCGTGCCGTGGTGCTTTAACCCGATGAAGCTGGAAGAGTTGGCGCCGCATGCGGTTCGCCTGGGGATGAAATCGATCGAATTGGTGCAGCCGGTCGATTTCCCCATTTTGAAAAAGCATGGCCTCATCTGCGCATTGACCAGCTCGCATGGATTTGTGAAAGGCTGGAATGACGTCGCCAATCACGAATTCTGCCGAGAAAAAATGACCTCGGCCATCAACGCAACCGCCGACGCGCAGTTTCCGGCTGTCATCACCTTTAGCGGGATGCGCGGCCAGCTGACCGATGAAGAAGGAAAACGAAACATGGTCGCCGGGCTCAAGACGATCATGGGTCTGGCCGAAAAGCGGGGAGTCAACATCTGCATCGAACCGCTCAACACCCGCGTGGATGTCCACATGAAAGGGCATCCCGGTTATCAGTGCGATACGATCGAATGGGCGGTCGACGTTTGCGACGCCGTCGCATCGCCGCGGCTAAAAATCTTGTTCGACATCTACCATACGCAGATCATGCAAGGAGACGTGATTACGCGGATTGGCCAGTACCAAGACTACATCGGCCACTATCACACCGCAGGCGTCCCCGGCCGCAACGAGTTGGACGACCAGCAAGAGCTGAACTATCCGGCCATCATGAAAGCGATCGTCGCTACCGGCTACACCGGATACGTCGGCCAAGAATTCATTCCGAAGAACAAAGACATGATCGCTTCGCTGGAAGCGGCCGTGCAACTTTGCGACGTCTAA
- a CDS encoding PA14 domain-containing protein codes for MFHGNTRSRSLLILLSAWSAGILRAEQPTSPVIPAYERFYAAAAADDVAGGRLLVSELNCVACHPTNEQTRVALASKTAPDLSNVGARVRPSYFAEYLSNVHGAKPGTTMPQPLRDLTETERAQAIESLTHFLASTGSFRETRRREALIAPGKTLFQQVGCVGCHNPDPGHGESLATSKPLGDLAKKYSVGSLASFLQDPLQVRHSGRMPSLNLRGEDATAIAQFLLPDLDPSFPANLRYKYYEVNLKELPDFAKLEPKTSGEVDGFSLSVADRQNNYAIQFEGLFAAPREGEYEFYLISDDGSRLLIDGQEVVSNDGIHPESTRNGKVHLSAGKHSIVVQYFDGGGQTSLAVEYRGPKISRREVFAELSLNDAKAQAGEEPPFEADPALIEQGKQWFAKAGCASCHASAEKNLPPPTFAAKPLLDLNLTAGCLAETPSPKSADYHLTAQQKSAIRAALQKLPQEETSPELTIQRTMTQMNCYACHARNEIGGVEEARNPFFATTQQEMGDEGRIPPHLNGVGGKLKADWLAHILKDGAKDRPYMTTRMPKFGGRNVGKLKDPFEQLDSLPAMEVVIDDTPAHIKAIGRHMVGDKVFGCIKCHTFDGVKASGVQGIDMTLMTKRLDHTWFHRYVVNPPGYRPGTRMPTAWPNGQSVMKKILDGDTEQQIEAIWQYLNDGTRAAKPFGVGGQAIELASYGDAIMYRNFIEGAGTRAIGVGYAEHGNLAIDANEMRLALIWQGAFMDAARHWSGRGQGFQPPLGDNVYKFASGPDFFALASETDDWPPGNAKPLGIQFKGYHLDDIRRPTFRYRYDNVDVSDFYEVNKSDDFPTITRTIRFVGKPTAPLYYRAATGDIQDLGDGRYKINQQLTIQLSPGDAIVRSNQHDLLIPIRFQDGEATIRQTYAW; via the coding sequence ATGTTTCACGGCAACACCCGCTCACGGTCCCTCTTGATCCTGCTGTCGGCCTGGTCCGCTGGGATCCTTCGTGCCGAACAACCAACTTCGCCGGTGATTCCTGCCTACGAACGCTTTTACGCCGCAGCTGCCGCTGACGACGTTGCAGGTGGACGACTTCTCGTAAGCGAGCTGAATTGCGTCGCTTGTCATCCGACGAATGAACAGACGCGCGTCGCCCTTGCCAGCAAAACGGCGCCAGATCTTTCTAACGTTGGAGCACGCGTTCGCCCGAGTTACTTTGCCGAATATTTGTCCAACGTGCACGGCGCCAAGCCAGGCACAACCATGCCGCAGCCGCTGCGTGATCTCACCGAAACGGAGCGTGCTCAAGCGATTGAATCTCTGACCCACTTTCTTGCGTCGACCGGCAGCTTTCGCGAAACGCGGCGGCGCGAAGCGTTGATCGCTCCAGGCAAAACGCTCTTTCAACAGGTTGGATGCGTCGGTTGTCACAATCCGGACCCCGGCCATGGAGAATCGCTGGCGACCTCCAAGCCGCTAGGAGATCTTGCGAAAAAATACTCCGTCGGTTCGCTGGCTTCGTTCTTACAAGACCCGCTTCAGGTTCGTCATTCAGGACGCATGCCTAGTTTGAATCTTCGCGGTGAAGATGCGACGGCGATTGCTCAGTTTTTATTGCCCGATCTCGATCCCTCTTTTCCGGCGAACCTGCGATACAAGTACTATGAAGTAAATCTCAAAGAACTGCCGGACTTTGCGAAGCTCGAACCGAAAACCTCGGGCGAAGTCGACGGATTTTCGCTCTCGGTCGCCGACCGTCAGAACAACTACGCCATTCAATTCGAAGGTTTGTTTGCAGCGCCGCGTGAAGGGGAATACGAATTTTATCTGATCTCGGACGATGGAAGTCGCCTCTTGATCGATGGGCAGGAAGTTGTGAGCAACGATGGAATTCATCCGGAATCGACTCGCAACGGCAAGGTTCACCTGTCGGCCGGCAAGCATTCGATCGTGGTTCAATATTTTGACGGCGGGGGACAGACCTCGTTGGCGGTCGAATATCGCGGTCCGAAAATCTCTCGTCGCGAAGTCTTTGCAGAACTCTCGCTGAACGATGCTAAAGCCCAAGCCGGCGAAGAACCTCCTTTCGAAGCCGATCCCGCTTTGATCGAACAGGGAAAACAATGGTTCGCCAAAGCCGGCTGCGCCAGTTGTCATGCCAGCGCTGAGAAAAATTTGCCGCCCCCGACATTCGCCGCCAAACCGCTCTTGGATTTGAATCTGACAGCCGGTTGTCTGGCCGAGACTCCCTCCCCCAAATCGGCGGACTACCATCTGACCGCCCAGCAGAAATCGGCGATCCGCGCGGCGCTGCAGAAATTGCCCCAGGAAGAAACGTCGCCAGAGCTGACGATCCAACGCACGATGACGCAGATGAACTGCTATGCGTGTCACGCACGTAACGAGATCGGCGGTGTCGAAGAGGCCCGCAATCCCTTCTTTGCAACCACCCAGCAAGAGATGGGAGACGAAGGACGCATTCCTCCGCATCTCAACGGAGTGGGCGGAAAACTGAAAGCGGACTGGCTCGCTCACATCTTGAAAGACGGCGCCAAAGATCGTCCCTACATGACGACGCGGATGCCCAAGTTTGGGGGACGCAACGTCGGAAAATTGAAGGATCCATTCGAGCAACTCGATTCGCTTCCCGCAATGGAGGTCGTGATTGATGATACGCCGGCTCACATCAAAGCGATCGGCCGTCACATGGTGGGAGATAAGGTCTTTGGTTGCATTAAGTGCCATACGTTTGACGGCGTCAAAGCCTCCGGCGTCCAAGGGATCGACATGACGTTGATGACCAAGCGTCTCGATCACACCTGGTTCCATCGTTATGTGGTCAATCCGCCCGGTTATCGTCCCGGCACGCGGATGCCGACGGCGTGGCCCAATGGTCAATCGGTGATGAAGAAGATTTTGGACGGCGATACGGAGCAACAAATCGAAGCGATTTGGCAATATCTGAACGATGGAACCCGCGCGGCGAAACCGTTTGGCGTCGGCGGTCAGGCGATCGAATTGGCCTCCTACGGTGACGCGATCATGTATCGCAACTTTATCGAAGGCGCGGGCACTCGCGCCATCGGCGTGGGTTACGCCGAACATGGCAACCTGGCGATCGACGCCAACGAAATGCGTCTCGCTCTGATCTGGCAAGGCGCCTTCATGGACGCTGCTCGACATTGGAGCGGTCGCGGACAAGGGTTCCAACCGCCGCTGGGAGACAACGTTTATAAGTTCGCCAGCGGACCTGACTTTTTCGCGCTTGCGTCAGAAACGGACGATTGGCCCCCAGGAAACGCTAAACCGCTGGGGATCCAATTCAAAGGTTATCACTTGGACGACATCCGCCGTCCCACGTTTCGTTATCGGTACGACAACGTCGATGTAAGCGACTTCTACGAAGTGAACAAAAGCGACGACTTTCCGACCATTACGCGCACGATCCGCTTTGTCGGCAAGCCGACAGCGCCGCTCTATTACCGAGCCGCCACCGGCGATATTCAAGATCTGGGCGATGGTCGCTACAAAATCAACCAACAGCTGACGATTCAACTATCGCCAGGCGATGCCATCGTTCGTTCCAACCAACATGATTTGCTAATTCCGATCCGTTTCCAAGATGGCGAAGCGACCATTCGTCAAACTTACGCTTGGTAA
- a CDS encoding YkgJ family cysteine cluster protein yields the protein MSSLVQEIQSGGDARRAFDAAVARVKGELPQLIADLKQGESLDVIDTLRGLQPDPLTENLTAPLRACRQGCSACCFTVAIDVTPLEAIAAAEYISQCLSQEQVAAIQERLEKLTLRRAMMTREEIATKRLGCGLLGGDGACMVYPARPLVCAGVHSFNQDACETAAESIATDQVDGRIPIDRAAKAATMGVSGTLQRALVDQGLDGNLYELNSAVLCALNAPNAWSRYLAKEDIFASALCTEAHSWPRNARTDAPHTNVVAKPNFLKRARQRSRRR from the coding sequence ATGAGTTCTCTGGTTCAAGAAATTCAATCTGGTGGCGACGCTCGCCGCGCGTTTGACGCGGCGGTTGCTCGCGTCAAGGGTGAGCTTCCTCAACTAATCGCCGATCTGAAACAGGGAGAGTCGCTGGACGTAATCGACACGCTGCGCGGCTTGCAGCCCGATCCGCTGACCGAGAATCTGACGGCGCCTCTGCGCGCGTGTCGCCAGGGTTGTTCGGCCTGTTGTTTTACGGTTGCGATTGACGTCACTCCGCTCGAAGCGATCGCAGCGGCCGAGTATATCTCTCAGTGTCTGTCGCAGGAGCAGGTCGCCGCAATTCAGGAACGTCTTGAAAAGTTGACGCTGCGCCGCGCGATGATGACGCGTGAAGAAATCGCAACCAAGCGTCTAGGTTGCGGACTGTTGGGGGGAGACGGCGCTTGTATGGTCTACCCGGCGCGACCGTTGGTTTGCGCCGGCGTCCATTCCTTTAATCAAGACGCCTGCGAAACCGCGGCGGAGTCGATCGCGACCGACCAGGTGGATGGACGGATCCCGATCGATCGAGCGGCGAAAGCGGCGACGATGGGAGTCTCCGGCACGCTGCAGCGCGCTTTGGTCGATCAAGGTCTCGACGGTAATCTGTACGAGCTAAACTCGGCCGTTCTTTGTGCGCTCAACGCTCCTAACGCTTGGAGTCGTTACCTGGCGAAAGAAGACATTTTCGCGTCGGCGCTGTGCACCGAGGCGCACTCTTGGCCGCGAAACGCGCGAACTGACGCTCCGCATACCAATGTTGTCGCGAAGCCGAATTTCTTGAAGCGCGCGCGTCAACGGTCACGCCGCCGATAA
- a CDS encoding GntR family transcriptional regulator, giving the protein MKIPRVIQLSEQILADISGRGLEPGDPYLGTADAARMLGVSTTAANRAMQILVQRNVLNRRQRRGTFVAEGLHAKVNRAIDRVHLVVNKSYLSTEGLMADGVIVGIRSVLPDAEIEFNHLPGSDDFDWVNDLIAKSARSPQPEGFILARSSLTSQRLFEASGFPTVIFGSRFPSIHTLPSVDRDQVQAGKLLITALFQAGVRKMGVLMRSQVLPGDHSFMDSIWNTASELGMHPNDLTIRFLPADELAIQHATHELTHTHQATGFICRSQPIAETAAKSVRQSKNASIRNIPIVLSDVYSRNQAKLPWPSIRTVDSSESIGSQLAELLIEQAQGDIPETVVRRLSVKLCEPTA; this is encoded by the coding sequence ATGAAAATCCCCCGCGTAATTCAGTTATCGGAACAGATCCTGGCCGATATTTCCGGCCGAGGCTTGGAGCCGGGCGACCCTTATTTGGGGACAGCCGACGCGGCGCGGATGCTAGGCGTCAGCACCACCGCAGCGAATCGAGCGATGCAGATTTTAGTGCAGCGGAATGTTCTCAATCGCCGGCAGAGGCGGGGGACGTTTGTCGCGGAAGGTCTCCATGCCAAGGTGAATCGAGCCATCGATCGGGTTCATTTGGTGGTAAATAAATCGTATCTCTCGACGGAAGGTCTGATGGCCGATGGGGTCATCGTTGGTATTCGCAGCGTGCTGCCGGACGCAGAAATTGAATTCAATCACCTCCCCGGCAGCGACGACTTTGATTGGGTGAATGACTTGATCGCGAAGTCGGCCCGTTCGCCACAGCCGGAAGGTTTCATCCTGGCTCGATCTTCATTGACATCACAACGCTTATTTGAAGCGAGCGGATTTCCCACGGTGATTTTCGGTTCCCGTTTTCCTTCCATTCATACGTTGCCTTCGGTCGATCGAGACCAAGTTCAGGCCGGAAAGCTGCTCATTACCGCGTTGTTCCAAGCAGGCGTGCGCAAGATGGGCGTCTTGATGCGGAGCCAAGTGTTGCCGGGGGACCATTCCTTTATGGATTCCATCTGGAACACGGCCTCTGAGCTGGGAATGCACCCCAATGACTTGACGATACGCTTCCTGCCCGCCGACGAACTGGCGATTCAGCATGCTACGCATGAATTGACGCACACGCATCAGGCGACTGGATTTATTTGCCGGTCACAGCCGATCGCCGAAACGGCTGCAAAATCAGTGCGGCAGTCCAAAAACGCCAGCATTCGAAATATTCCGATCGTGCTCTCCGATGTCTACAGTCGAAATCAGGCCAAGTTGCCTTGGCCATCGATTCGGACGGTCGATTCTTCGGAATCGATCGGCTCGCAACTTGCTGAGCTGCTCATCGAGCAAGCCCAAGGTGATATTCCTGAAACGGTCGTCCGCCGTTTATCGGTCAAACTATGTGAGCCTACCGCCTAA